In Babesia bovis T2Bo chromosome 4 map unlocalized Chr4_2, whole genome shotgun sequence, the sequence CCGAAGGCGGACAATAAAACTCCCCGTACTATCCGCGAGATTctatactggcttagtgcattgccctatagtccgGCATATAAGGGACTATTGGAGCATGGTAAGGATAAACTCCAGGGTGTGGCGCCAGTTGTTGGAGACAAAAAACAGCTTTCGTTCTACCAAACAGGTCTTAAACATCCCATTACcgttgatgaatacaacctatttgcccacttccaagcagtgacccagtattgtccactggtactcataggtatccagggtggtctcaaaggcactgacaaaaCACTAGAACCTGCCATTCACGCCCTCTACGCCAACACGGAATGCAACTTCACATATCCAGGAGTacccatccaagcatacaaccaagtggtacactacattagggctctgttctaccagttgtatttccttaggaagcaatgtgccgTCAAAGTCACTTGTGGAGggaaatggcgtgagtgtaggtatggggATGGAGTAGTgtccaagggggtaatcagctggatgtgcctggggtgtgaccccatggaacatgataggaaaaagAGGGTAGGGAAGGTAAAGGGGGAATTGAGAAAAGTAGTGTCCCAGGGGGGATCAGGAAATCTCCCGGGGGCACTAAAGGATTTACTTCagaagattggtgatgtagtggtacaattgggtaatgcccaggaggcattggaagggaaggaGAAGAAGGCTATAGAGGGGGTGAAGGAAGAACTAAGGAAGGCTAAGCAGGCACTGGAGGGGGCTAAGAATGGGCTGGATACGAAACTAGGGGAGGCTAAGAAGGCACTAGAGAAGCTGACGAcgaatggtggtggtgATAGTGGAGCACTACATACACTAGCGAATGGTGGTAATACTGCTGGGTCATTACATCAGGTAGCAACTGCTTCAAAGGAGTACGACAAAGACTATAGTAGTGGCAAGGACAGGATAAGTGCTGCTATCAATGGAATACTCCAAGCATTGGAGCTAATAAAGGGCTGGGCAAAAGGTGAAatagaaaaacaaaagacTGCGAAAGAAAATATGAAAGTCGTATTAAGGCTAGAGATACCACAGGAGTACACCAAACTCCTCAATGCCATTAACCAGctcatctccatctgcacctctcccaagtgcagCGCATGTGCAAAGCACAGCGACAAGTGTGGCCAACAGCCAGTTCCCAGACAGTGCCCTACCTGCCACCAACAGTACATGGACGGCACTCCATcacccctccaggcattcctcgaggacaGGTTGccaggttttagttgtCAAGAGATCCTGTACACTGAGGACGCCGACAAGTACCCAcctgctgcatcccacctaggacactgtggTGGTTCTGGCcaatgctgcccattgccaatgggttttagaggGAATTTCCAGGAACGCGTTACCAATACCGGCCAACACCATCACCTTGATATCCTATAGGgcaccatgaggtactgtataccagtagtagtactaggtagtactactgtgactAATCGATGACACTGGTAATAGGGTTAGTAGGGGCCCTAGGGGAAGTAGTTGGGGCAATAAAGGAAGTAGTAGTGACAAGGAGTACGACATCAGGGAAACTAAAGGGTGCCCTAGAGAATGTAATAGAGGTAGTACTGCTGGTAGTGAATAAGCTAGTGGAGGGGGTGGAGAAGAAGAATAAGGGGAATGGAAAAGTACAGGCGGCACTGGGGAAATCTAAGGTGGAACTATATGGTGTTTGGTGTATGAATGTTGGGATGGATGGAAAAATGGGCAAGGCCAGGGGGTATGGAGGCTGGTAGGCTCATAAGTATAAATACCAATCACGCACCACAAGGGGCTATTCTGACGTAACTAGATCATTCATTGAAGAATCAGAATAGAATCTTTATATGATTACTCTATGTGACGAGATGAAGTATGATAATGAAGCCTGATTGTCTCTGCAGCCCTTTTGTTGTAGCCGACGATACTTCCCAAAGCTACTATCTGCGAAGTATAGGAGACGGGGCAGATCCATCGAAAAGAAGACACCTATAACTTTCGTTTGTTGCTTATACAAGGGAATTATGGTAGTTTACATATTTTTATGTTTAGGTTGGATTAACCACCGTGGTGGTCATTCCGTACCACCGGAACTGTATACCATGGTAATCCTCTTGGTTCCTTTCTGCGTACGGCAGCCTACGTGGTTTTTACAAACCATTTCTGACCCCATGGGGGATGCCTACCCGCCATATATGATATAGGGTCCATTTATGGCTGGTATACATCGGTGGTATGCCAACTATGCTATTCTGGGTCGCCTCCCGTACAGCAACTTAGTGACTACATTTCACACAAAGAATACATAGTATGCTCTAATTAGTGCCTATATAGTTATGTTAAACATATATCTTAGCCGTATATAGTTTTAATAGATATTACCATACCAGACTCACCCAGCGTAGTCATATCGCTACCTCGGGTCGACGATGGAGGAAACAGGGGCTGCTATTAACCTTGGCACATCGTTGTTCATTGTGTCATTGGCTCTCGGTATCACCGGCTGTGTTGCTCTCTTACTGAATGCAGTACTAGCAGGAACGTACAACTTAGACTCCTACAAGCTGTCCACTTACTTTGATAAGCATCCCAATGGCAACTTGGCAACGATAATACTGGGCATATTGTTGTTATTACATGGACTTGGGTACTACTGTCAGTACGTTAAGACACCACTCAGTAAGTGCCATCTATGGCTACTGGTCACAGGGTCACTTACAGTCCTGGTAGCCGCTGCAGCCGTTCTGTTGGTTACCAGGGGTCACCAGGCAGACCCCAAAATGCTTGGGTATTGTAATACTGCTCTAACAGCAATGCAACTGGTGGCACTGACGGCATTTGGTGTTTGTATGTGCAAGTCTGGATGTTTCGGGAAATGTAACTCAAATGCCAGATTAGTTTTCTATGTGCTTGTCGGAATCTATGCAGTGTGGCTGCTTGCATACCTCGCCGCGTGCGCTGCCTATGCGGTGTTGCACAATAAGGAAAACAGTAGAAGTAGTGGAGTCGATGCATTCCAAGCGATAACGCAATCCTATAAAAGAATTCCATGCGTCAACTACGTTCTACTGATAGCACTGACATTCAGTGCCTACCAGGTAAATTTTTGTTGTGTACCTATCACGGGCACTGAGTGGACCTTTCTGTTGCTGTTTGGTACATCTGCCGGTATATCACTATCGGTGGTCATGAATTACCAAGGTGGTGGAACTGCTTTAAACAAACCAGTGCCACACGTATTGAGTGCATTGGCGGTAGTACTCATGGGTTTCTTACTGATGTATAGCCATTTCAGGGAGCCTTTTGCCCAGGTGGTGCCAGACAAAAAGTATACACCGTGGGACTTAGTATTTATACTGGTGTCTGTAGTACTAGCGGGCAGTAATATGGCACTGTTAATCAAGTGGAAGGAAGGTACTACTAGTGATGAATATTGGACCCACTATATTGTCCCACCTGTTATGGTGGTatgcattgccatagaGCTTGTTATGCTCCATTTTGGATGGGTTCGTGGCAGTTCTTGTGAAGTCGTCTGGCAAGCTGTCATGGTGATCCTGGCACTGGAGTGGGTTGCTACACTTGTCATGGTAGTTATAGAGGTATGTGCTGGTGGTAGTTCTAACGGCTACGTGTTTACGGTATCCAACAATGTATATCCCCTGATAGTGCTCCACCTGGTACTACTAGTGGCCACTCTAGTAGTATGTCACTACAGAAAGCCATTTCCAGGTAGGTACGAGCTATGGCACTGGTCCTTGGGACTCTGGGACACTATGCTAGTACTGCTGGTACTAGAGTCACTAATGGTTCTGGTAATGGCGATGTCAGGGGTGCACCAGCAATATAATTTTGGCGCTGGTTTCGGCGGTAGCGGAGACAATCATTGCTATATCGTTCTCGCTGTACATGCCATCCTATGTGGCACTGCACTTGGTATAATACACCTCAAGGAACCTCTTTCACAGTATTGGCCCAGGGACCGACTGGCTTGTGGAGTGCTCAGTTTGGTGTCACTAGTCTCGTGTCTAGGACTGGCATACGATGGGATGAAACCAAAACCTGGAGATTCACGCAATGAATATGGATTCTATTGCCTAGTAGTGTACGGCATCATTACATTTGGTGGTGCTCTGTTCTATGGCTTCCGTGGTGGCCTTTTACAGGGCAGTTGCTTCACCAAGAAGAACACTGGTAGCTCGACACATCTACAGGGTAGTGACGAGGCAGTGAGTACTCCAGAAGTGGCTGTAGACAATACAGCTGACACCGTAGAAGTCACAAGAGACACTGAGTAGTACAGGATAACACTGCTCTAATGTAGTCTAGTTAATTGCTAGTAGTCCGTTTTTAATACAGCTACAGTTTAGACAGTGTTACTAATGGTGTGGATACCATTCTATATGGCTGGAACTTCCAGAGTTGTTAGATAGATTAACTGGAGTACAGGGTGTTTTATTGATGGTATGACAGTGATATGTAGCATCAGGGGTATGACCTATCTGGTTCCATTGATAACTAACACAGACAATAGAAAGGGTACATATTAGTGGAAAACAATAGGATTGCCAGAATGTGGTAGCTAAGAGACGTTAGCTGGTAGTGATATCATAGACAATGAATGTTGCAGTCACTAGGAGTAGTGATAGTGATCTGATGAGCACATAATAGTGAGACAATCACAATAGTAGCACATCAAATGGATATCTACTACCCAgcacattatattaatgcATGGTAGAGCGATCCCTACCTTCCCAGCACTAGTACCATACCTGGGGCATAACAACAGCTGTGAGTACAACAGTTGGGAATCTCACTCTCTATTGACTTCAGCAAGATGGTAGCCTTCAACACATTACCAAAGCTCTGTGTAGTTGTGGCATTTGGGCTCTCTACCACTGCCACCTCTACTGAAGTAGCCCAGgagcaacccaagaaggaatcaGTGGTCAGTGGATCATTACGTAAGAATGACGAGTCTACCACAAAGCCTGTGGATCTAATGTTACCGACAAAGATTGAGACTCAGGATCACTGTGAGACCGGAGAACCTTCTAGCCTTTCTCTTGAATGGCTTCTATTACCCGAGCCCCAAAGCAGAAAACGTCTACTTGACGAGTTGCCATTTGACTTAGCCATTGATGTATCAATGGATTTTAATGAGCCAATAAAGAGCAAAACAAGAAACCGTATTAGGAAGTTTTTCTCACTGAGTGAAAAAGAGCAACAGGCAAAGCGTTTAGCTTCATATGGTTTCTAATTGTAAATCGCCAATCATAGAGTACAATGATGAAAACAGAGTTATCATAGTGTCAtagtacatatatatatatatatatattgctacagtgatatataatgatacATATGGACTAGTGCATCATAATACATAGACATTTATTAACTTCACTAACAGTAGCATCTAATACTTCTATGGACACTCCATATGCACCGATTATCTAGCAGTGTCCAATGGTGTTTATAATCTACTTTTGTGAACGCCATTTGGATATCTACTATGGagttcaacatatataggGGGTAACCATaggtgtatatcattacaGACTCTCATCAATATTAGTCTCGCTAGACCAATAATCTGTACTGTCAATCGACTCTACAAATGACATGTTATCCGACTGCAACAGTAAGGGATATCAGTAGtaacacaatatataacctGACAGAGATACCACATGGTGTTACTGGACACTACTGCTACAGGATaaatcattgtatataaaatgcaaCCCAGAGATACTCCATGGTAATACTATAACAAAGAGAtttcaatatatactagataGCTCTACGATACCTGAATGATACAGTATTCATGGATAAACAAAACGACTCAAAGATATTTGACCATTGTATCATGTAACATAGGCATATTGTTTAGATTCCAAGACAAAGTATGTTGCCATATCACTGGTATAGGTATATAAAGTGCATATTAGCACGTTACATACGCGTATATTGACATGTAACACCAATACTGCAGTAATCATTCACTGCGACAGAAATACATCGTTATGGCATGTCTAGTGATAGCCAAAGATCACTTCACTGCATCATTCCTATAAATGTATGGCCCTTACAATACTAAGTACTAGACATTACTACTACTGAGTAATTCACGGTACTACTAAGGCACTATCGAGTAATTTACATCATATCAAAGCAATACTACATCAATACACATTACTACACCGTAACATTAGCATTCCATGGTATTCCCAGGGTGTATGGGGGATACCCGCAAGACAAGTCCATGTGTACATCGCGCGTGTCTATTGCCAATATCTAGCCAAGATGCCAGGTATTCGGGCTGGTATAGGCCCTTACTCTGATGAGGCTACCCCTAAGGTGGCTGATCAGGTAAGGTACCTCATGCCAATCGCAAAGCTGCTGTTCATACTGGTAGCAATCCTAGGCTTTGGTTTCTGTATGGCAATGCTGCTGATGGCTACTGTGGAAGCCATAGAGATAAAAGCTCTGAGTACTAGTCAGTACAAGCTCAAAAACGCTGACATGACCGCGCTGAGCATAGCCATTTGTCTGAGTCACCTAGCGCTACACTTCCTAGGCTATCGATGCAGGTTCATGAAGCTTCACTGGACTTCCTGGGACAGTGGATTGTTCATACTTGGTTTCGCGGTAGTAATATCGGCATTCTTTGCAGTGTTCATAGTGGTGATGCCAACAGTTGGGACAATACTAGGAAAAGATGAAAGTAAGATCCGTCCCTATGGCGCCATGGCATTCACTGGCCTGGAGTTACTGGCAATGTTCGGTTTCATCATATGTGCCATGAAGACACACTGCTTCGGTGGCTGCATGACGCTTAACAAGAAGGTGTTCTATACATTTGCctttatatacatgctGGTGTTCGCTGCCCATGCTTATACACTAAAGGAATTAGAAGAAAACAAAGATAAATATGGAGAAAATGACACTACCTGGCATCACCATAGGTTCATGGCAGCGGTTAACTACATCTTCGTGATTGGACTATGTATCAGTGCATACCAGGTAAACCTATGCTGCATGTCATTCACTAAGTGTGATGCCGTGTTCATATTCCTGACTGGCACTGTTGTAGGCATACTGATAACAGTATGTCTGTCAATGTTCCCAGAGATTGATACCAAGCAATGGACTCTCGTAGGCCTTATCGctatgctatatatacttacgGTTGCACTGTTTTTGTACATCCATGCCAAGAGACCGCTGTGCAGGTACTATAACCCAGATGTAATTACTTTCGGGATATTCGCGCTACTGTTCCTGTTATTGGTGTCCACCTTGGTAGCCCTGGGGGCGCTGTATCATAGCAGCATGGCAGCAATCGCGGGCGAAATGAAACCCATCGCCTCTATAGCCATATTCGTCTATGGCTTTGTGGTATTCGTTGTAATGCTAATCTTCGGTTTCAAGGGCAATGCCATCAAGGTTATGAAGGCGTTCGCCAAGCAGGTGCGTGATCAGCAGCTACTTAGCAAAGCCCGTATGCT encodes:
- a CDS encoding SmORF protein (Small Open Reading Frame (SmORF)), with the protein product MVAFNTLPKLCVVVAFGLSTTATSTEVAQEQPKKESVVSGSLRKNDESTTKPVDLMLPTKIETQDHCETGEPSSLSLEWLLLPEPQSRKRLLDELPFDLAIDVSMDFNEPIKSKTRNRIRKFFSLSEKEQQAKRLASYGF
- a CDS encoding variant erythrocyte surface antigen-1 alpha subunit gives rise to the protein MKWNDPHPDSNEGHHLGRRCTRCKDSGSSSSAQCSCTAGTGVTQCSGTECKCALAGKCCKCCCTNCKGKCKQEKDRECSCDKNSYRSAYTKTIKKYSYVEEVIQDELPTWKHLTDAPTGTTTDGTASQRRHQGAQILLGSVCLIWSGITYMYWTGKYHKSSPRWNNHILDGSGLDDGTLSQWLQALGFPRKMLNNHGPGNRWDAIIWDGLMGMLYLGFPETGNGGNAHGHDQNDNTFRNPAGMNYAGYLHTVDRGAFCSKATVFHKNGSTITEENIHKCGALYKLYILSCAYFTGLQNKAPPKADNKTPRTIREILYWLSALPYSPAYKGLLEHGKDKLQGVAPVVGDKKQLSFYQTGLKHPITVDEYNLFAHFQAVTQYCPLVLIGIQGGLKGTDKTLEPAIHALYANTECNFTYPGVPIQAYNQVVHYIRALFYQLYFLRKQCAVKVTCGGKWRECRYGDGVVSKGVISWMCLGCDPMEHDRKKRVGKVKGELRKVVSQGGSGNLPGALKDLLQKIGDVVVQLGNAQEALEGKEKKAIEGVKEELRKAKQALEGAKNGLDTKLGEAKKALEKLTTNGGGDSGALHTLANGGNTAGSLHQVATASKEYDKDYSSGKDRISAAINGILQALELIKGWAKGEIEKQKTAKENMKVVLRLEIPQEYTKLLNAINQLISICTSPKCSACAKHSDKCGQQPVPRQCPTCHQQYMDGTPSPLQAFLEDRLPGFSCQEILYTEDADKYPPAASHLGHCGGSGQCCPLPMGFRGNFQERVTNTGQHHHLDIL